The genomic region ATTCCACATACCGATCTTGCACCAGCCTGCCCGAAGACACCACCCGGTCTGGCCGACCGAGCAGCACCAGAATATAATGCGTATCGTGAATATGCAAATCGACGCCCGGTCCCCCGCTCTTTTCCATATTGCCGAAGGCAGTCGTCCAGTTAGGCTGCGAAATAACGCGCTTAAAATGCGCGCCGAGCACATTGCCGTATTCCCCGCCATCCACCACCTGCTTGAGATAGGCAAACTCCGGGAAAAAGGGCAAAACCTGTGCCACCATCATCAACCTCCCCGTCTCTTCGGAAACTCGCACCATGCGGTCGGCATCCTCCAGACTCAGCGCAATGGGCTTTTCGACCAGCACATGCTTGCCCGCGCGCATCGCAGCAATCGCAACCTCGCAGTGTTGCGACGTCGGCAAACAGATATCGACCAGATCAATAGAATCGTCCGATAGCAAATCATCAATCTTCTCATACGTGCGAATACCCGAAAGATCTTCCATCCCGCCCGGCTCTCCAAAATTGCCTCCCAAACCTCGCCAATCTCCCGCCCGCTTTTTGGGACTGCGCGTGCATATCGCAGCCACCTTACCTCCACGCACATTCCGAATCCCCCGATAATGCG from Gemmatimonadota bacterium harbors:
- a CDS encoding Gfo/Idh/MocA family oxidoreductase; the encoded protein is MVSIGIIGLGFMGMTHYRGIRNVRGGKVAAICTRSPKKRAGDWRGLGGNFGEPGGMEDLSGIRTYEKIDDLLSDDSIDLVDICLPTSQHCEVAIAAMRAGKHVLVEKPIALSLEDADRMVRVSEETGRLMMVAQVLPFFPEFAYLKQVVDGGEYGNVLGAHFKRVISQPNWTTAFGNMEKSGGPGVDLHIHDTHYILVLLGRPDRVVSSGRLVQDRYVEYISTSYQYDSRPDLCVTCASGAISQQGRAFTHGFEVYMDRATVLFEFSTLGGKPVVTMPVTLLTDDGEVRVPDLGDADPVVAFTNEIQAAVDAVESGEVAREISGESAADALRLCFVEVESVRLRQAVAV